In Ailuropoda melanoleuca isolate Jingjing chromosome 4, ASM200744v2, whole genome shotgun sequence, the following proteins share a genomic window:
- the ZNF660 gene encoding zinc finger protein 660, which yields MRRKTRGFRHKTVKDNKTLTEVSEQESEKDGSQCLDPATNMRIQAEKKQYVCIECGKAFSQSANLIVHERIHTGEKPYKCKECGKAFSHSSNLVVHRRTHTGLKPYTCSECGKSFSGKSHLIRHQGIHSGEKTYKCKECGKAFSRSSGLISHHRVHTGEKPYTCIECGKAFSRSSNLTQHQRMHKGKTVYKCKECGKTCVSNTKIMDHQRIHTGEKPYECDECGKAFILRKTLSEHQRLHRREKPYKCNECGKAFTSNRNLVDHQRVHTGEKPYKCNECGKTFRQTSQVILHLRTHTKEKPYKCSECGKAYRYSSQLLQHQRKHNEEKETS from the coding sequence atgaggagaaagacaAGGGGCTTCAGGCATAAGACAGTTAAAGACAACAAAACACTTACAGAAGTGAGTGAGCAAGAGTCTGAAAAAGATGGTAGTCAGTGCTTGGATCCTGCAACAAACATGAGAATTCAGGCTGAGAAGAAACAGTATGTATGTAttgagtgtgggaaagcctttagtcAGAGTGCAAATCTTATAGTACATGAGAGAatccacacaggagagaaaccctataagTGTAAGGagtgtggaaaagccttcagtCATAGCTCCAACCTTGTTGTTCATCGGAGAACCCACACTGGACTGAAGCCCTACAcatgcagtgaatgtgggaaatctttcAGTGGTAAGTCACACCTCATTCGGCACCAGGGAATCCATAGTGGGGAGAAAACTTATAAATGTAaggagtgtgggaaagcctttagtcGGAGTTCAGGTCTTATTTCACATCATAGAGttcacactggggagaagccctACACTTGTATcgagtgtgggaaagcctttagcCGTAGTTCAAACCTTACTCAGCATCAAAGAATGcacaaaggaaaaacagtttACAAATGTAAGGAGTGTGGGAAAACATGTGTTTCTAATACAAAGATTATGGaccatcagagaattcatacaggGGAGAAGCCTTACGAGTGTGATGAGTGTggaaaagctttcattttaaGGAAGACACTTAGTGAACATCAGAGACTTCACCGtagagagaaaccttacaaatgtaatgaatgtgggaaagcttttACTTCTAATCGAAACCTTGTCGATCATCAGAGagttcacacaggagagaaaccctataaatgtaatgaatgtggaaaaaCCTTCAGGCAGACTTCTCAAGTTATTCTACATTTGAGAACCCACACTAAggagaaaccctataaatgtagTGAGTGTGGGAAAGCCTATCGTTATAGCTCACAGCTTCTTCAACACCAGAGAAAACATaatgaggagaaagaaacatCATAA